Genomic segment of Paenalkalicoccus suaedae:
GTTCTTGTATCGAAAAGGGTTCTCTCAGGATACGATTCAAGCCTGGTTTGATGAGCAGGAATAGTTTCATATTCGTCAAAAAAAGTTATAATAGAAGAAAGAATACAGGGGGAGTTTGGTTACATGGGTGAGCAGTACAGTCGCATGACAAATCAGGAGTTACAAGCAGAAATAAGGGAGCTTAGAGTCCTTGCTCAAAAGGCAGAAGCAAAAGGCATGATTAATGAATACGCGGTACACGAGCGTAAAATCCTTATGGCGGAAGCGTATATGATGGATCCTAAAGCGTACAAATCAAAACAAACGTATTTGTTAAAGGATAACGATGCTGGTGAGACGTTTACAATTAGCTACATGAACGGCATTTTTGCATGGGGACACCGAAGTGGACATACAAAACTCGAGGCCGTACCGATTTCCATCCTGGATCAACAGCTAGATTAACTTACAAATAAAAGGAGGAGAGTCGC
This window contains:
- a CDS encoding YfhH family protein, giving the protein MGEQYSRMTNQELQAEIRELRVLAQKAEAKGMINEYAVHERKILMAEAYMMDPKAYKSKQTYLLKDNDAGETFTISYMNGIFAWGHRSGHTKLEAVPISILDQQLD